In Snodgrassella alvi wkB2, the DNA window TATTTATTATTGCTATGCCTGCTAAAAAATACAGGCAGGTATAGCAACGGGGTGCCATTTTATAACCAAATTGCTACTTATCATACCTATTTATTGTGCGAATTGACTGGCAACAGGCAATTTTCACCGAACATATACAGGCTGCTTACAATTAGCCGGAGATGGTTTCGATGTTAGACAATCTATCAGATCGCTTTAGTAAAATCGCGAAAACTCTGCGCGGACAGGCGCGTTTGAGTGAAGACAATATCAAAGATGCCCTGCGTGAAGTACGTATGGCATTACTCGAAGCAGACGTTGCCCTACCAGTTGTAAAAACGTTTATGGCTTCGGTAAAAGAACGTGCAGTTGGGCAAGAAGTCATTGGTAGTCTCACACCCGGGCAAGCTTTTGTTGGTGTGGTAAACGATGCCCTTACCGAACTGATGGGCACACAAAACAGCAGTCTGAATCTGGCCGCAGTTCCACCGGCCGTGATTCTGATGGCAGGTTTGCAGGGGGCAGGTAAAACCACTACGGTAGGCAAACTGGCCCGACTGCTGAAAAATGAGCAGAAGAAAAAAATCCTGGTGGTTTCTGCCGACGTATACCGTCCGGCGGCAATAGAGCAGCTAAAATTGCTGGCACAACAGGTTGAAGTGGATTTTTTCCCGTCACACGAAGGTGAACAGCCGGTGACCATTGCATTAAATGCTCTGGATCATGCCAAAAAACATTTTTATGATGTACTGATGGTGGATACTGCCGGCCGGCTAGCTATTGACCAGAAAATGATGGATGAAATCCAGCAGATACATACAGCGATTAATCCGGTAGAAACTCTGTTTGTAGTAGATGCCATGCAGGGTCAGGATGCCGTAAATACAGCACAGGCTTTTAATGATACGCTGCCTCTGACAGGTGTGGTATTAACCAAAATGGATGGCGATGCCCGTGGGGGTGCCGCTTTGTCTGTACGCCATGTAACCGGCAAACCGATTAAGTTTATTGGTGTAGGTGAAAAAATCAACGGGCTGGAACCGTTTTATCCGGATCGTCTGGCTTCGCGCATTCTCGGCATGGGAGATGTACTCTCACTGATTGAAGATGTGCAAAAAGGCATTGATGAAAAAACCGCGCAGCAGATGGCAAAAAAACTGCATAAAGGCAAAGGTTTTGACCTGAATGACTTTAAAGCACAAATTCAGCAGATGCGTAAAATGGGTGGAATTGAATCCATTATGTCTAAGCTGCCGGGCGATATGGGACAAATGGCCAAACAGGTGCCGGAAGGCACGGCAGAAAAAGCCATGAGTCGTGTGGAAGCCATTATCAACTCAATGACTGCCAAAGAACGCGCCAATCCGCTGCTAATTAAAGCCAGCCGTAAACGCCGCATTGCCAATGGTTCCGGCGTTACCGTGCAGGAAGTGAATAAAATGCTCAAACAATTTGAGCAGTCACAAAAAATGATGAAATCATTTACCAAGGGCGGTATGGGTAAACTGATGCGTCTGGCCAAAGGCATGAAAGGTATCATGCCGCAATAACCTGTATTTTTAATACACTGCCTGAATTCAGATTCAGGCAGTTTTTTATTTTCTGCTATCTCCTGAAGATAGCTTATGACAAGCATCCGGCATAGATAATCTTATATCTTTACTGTAAAATATTCCGAGCAATTTAAGATTGCTGTTTAATTACATTATCTTAAAAAGGAGTACGATAATGCGCAAATTTAATAATAAAGGCTTTTTTTGAGCCAACCAGCAAACGCCGCAGAGGTTTCCCGTCAGAAACCAACGTTAAACGCGGACTGATAAGAACTGTTCATGGTGACAAAGTTCTGCATGAAAAGCTGGGGCGCAATGATCCCTGTCCATGCAACTCGGGTCGCAGCTTTTAAGAAGTGTTGTCTGAAAACCGGCTGCTTTCGATGGCAGCAACAGACATGACTACTTCCGCTGATGTCTGCCAGTAATCACTGCTACTGATTTAATCCACTTTTAATTACTCCCCCTGTATTCTACGCATACCGGGGGATAATTGATTGGGCTTCTGCACAGTTTTATCCCGCCTGCACAGATAATAAACAGATAAGGCAGCAGAAATATATATTTATTAGTTAATTATCCGCCTGTACTCATAGTTTTCATTTATGGCATTTGCTTAATAATTAACTGTTTATTCGATTTATCCTCTATTTTCAAAATAAGACTGTTTATTTTGATATCTGGATTCTGACAAAAGCGCATCGTCTTAAACCTTGCCTCAGCGCATGAGTTATAATCAGAATCTTATTTTTTGTTTTTTTCCAATTCGTAACCATGTTAAACACCCAATATTCTCCGAGTGAAATCGAAACCCGTTTATATCAGCAATGGGAACAACGCGGCTATTTTGCACCGTCACTGGATTTAAGCAAACCTTCTTTCGCTATTCAGCTGCCACCGCCTAATGTAACCGGCACCCTGCATATGGGGCATGCATTTAACCAGACCATTATGGATGGCCTTACCCGTTATCACCGCATGAAAGGTGAAAATGTGTGCTGGATTCCCGGCTCTGACCATGCCGGTATTGCTACGCAGATTGTGGTGGAACGCCAGCTGGCGGTAGAAAATATTACCCGCCATGATTTAGGCCGGGAAGCATTTATTGCCAAAATCTGGGACTGGAAAAAATTCTCCGGCGGCACCATTACCGAACAGATGCGCCGTGTCGGCTGCTCTGTAGACTGGAGCCGTGAATATTTCACAATGGACGATGTGCGTGCCGAAGTGGTTACCGAAGTATTTGTACGCCTGTTTGAGCAGGGTCTGATTTATCGCGGTAAACGGCTGGTAAACTGGGATCCGGTACTGGGTACAGCTGTATCAGATCTGGAAGTGGAAAATATCGAAGAAAACGGCCATATGTGGCATATCCGTTATCCGCTGGCCGATAATCCGGACAACGCTCTGATTGTTGCCACTACCCGTCCGGAAACTTTGCTGGGTGACGTAGCCGTAGCCGTACATCCCGATGATGAACGTTATGCCGGTTTCATCGGAAAACAGCTGGTGCTGCCGTTATCCGGCCGCACTATTCCGGTAATTGCTGATGAGTATGTAGATAAAGATTTTGGTACCGGCTGCGTTAAAATCACACCGGCTCACGATTTTAATGACTATGAAGTGGGTAAACGTCATCAGACTGCACTGATTAATGTACTCAGTCTGGATGCCAGAATACTACAACAGGCAGAAGTATTTGATTTTCAGGGTCAGGCTCAGGCTGGTATTACATTACCGGCACAATATGCCGGACTGGATCGTTTTGCTGCACGCAAACAGATGGTCGCAGACCTTGAAGCTCAGGGTTTACTGGTAAAAGTGGAAGAACACAAACTGATGACACCTAAAGGTGACCGTACCGGCAGTGTAATCGAACCAATGCTGACCAGTCAGTGGTTTGTGGCTATGACCCGCAGTGCTGATAATAATGTTGCCAACCCTGAACCGGAATCAGAGTTTAAAGGTAAAACTCTGACTGAAAAATGTATTCATGCAGTGGAAAGCGGACAAGTACGCTTTATTCCGGAAAACTGGGTTAATACTTATAACCAGTGGATGAACAATATTCAGGACTGGTGTATCTCCCGCCAGTTGTGGTGGGGTCACCAGATTCCGGCATGGTACGACCAGAACGGCCGCGTTTATGTAGCGCGTAATGAAGCCGAAGCACAGGCACAGGCGGGTGAAGATGCGGTTCTGACCCGTGATGAAGATGTACTGGACACTTGGTTTTCTTCAGCTCTGGTGCCGTTTTCTACTCTTGGCTGGCCGGAAAAAACACCGGAATTGCAGGCATTTCTGCCCTCTCAGGTATTGGTAACCGGTTATGAAATTATTTTCTTCTGGGTAGCACGCATGATTATGATGACTACCCACTTCACCGGTAAAGTACCTTTTCATGATGTATATATTCATGGCATGGTGCGTGACCATGAAGGTAAGAAGATGTCCAAATCTGAAGGCAATGTCATTGACCCGGTGGATTTGATTGACGGTATCGATCTGGAAAACCTGCTGGTTAAACGTACTACCGGTTTGCGCCGCCCGGAAAAAGCGCCGCAGGTAATTAAAGCGACACAAAAACTGTTTCCTGACGGCATTCCGGTATTCGGTGCTGATGCTCTGCGTTTCACTATGGCCAGCTATGCCAGCCTGGGCCGCAGTATCAATTTCGATTTCAAACGTGCCGAAGGCTATCGTAATTTCTGCAATAAATTGTGGAATGCCAGCCGTTTTGTGCTGATGAATATTGAAAATCACGATTGCGGGCAGGATGAAAGTCTGCCGCTAAGTTACAGCTTTGTTGATAAATGGCTGCTGACCCGTTTGCAGCAAACCATTTCAGCAGTGAGTGAAGCACTGGACACCTACCGCTTTGATATGGCTGCTCAGACCTTATATGAATTCATCTGGAATGAATACTGTGACTGGTATGTAGAACTGGCCAAAACTCAGTTGCAGCGTGGTGATGAAGCACAGCAGCGTGCAACACGGCGCACACTATTACGCGTTCTGGAAGTAGTGTTGCGTCTGTTGCATCCGATTATGCCGTTTATCACTGAAGAACTGTGGCAGACCATTGCACCACTGGCTAACGCAAAACATACTGACAGCATCATGCTGGCCGCATGGCCACAGGCTGACAGCAGTCTGAATAATGCTGATGCGGTAAATCAGATGCATTATTTGCAGGAGCTGGTTAATTCAGTTCGCAATTTGCGTGGTGAAATGGGGCTGGCGATGAGTGTAAAAGTGCCTTTACTGGTTGAAAGCAATACCGATCTGGGTGAAATTCTTCCATATCTGCCACTGATGGCACGTCTGAGTGAAGCCAAACAGGTAACCCATTTGCCAGAAAGTGATGATGCACCGGTAG includes these proteins:
- the ffh gene encoding signal recognition particle protein yields the protein MLDNLSDRFSKIAKTLRGQARLSEDNIKDALREVRMALLEADVALPVVKTFMASVKERAVGQEVIGSLTPGQAFVGVVNDALTELMGTQNSSLNLAAVPPAVILMAGLQGAGKTTTVGKLARLLKNEQKKKILVVSADVYRPAAIEQLKLLAQQVEVDFFPSHEGEQPVTIALNALDHAKKHFYDVLMVDTAGRLAIDQKMMDEIQQIHTAINPVETLFVVDAMQGQDAVNTAQAFNDTLPLTGVVLTKMDGDARGGAALSVRHVTGKPIKFIGVGEKINGLEPFYPDRLASRILGMGDVLSLIEDVQKGIDEKTAQQMAKKLHKGKGFDLNDFKAQIQQMRKMGGIESIMSKLPGDMGQMAKQVPEGTAEKAMSRVEAIINSMTAKERANPLLIKASRKRRIANGSGVTVQEVNKMLKQFEQSQKMMKSFTKGGMGKLMRLAKGMKGIMPQ
- a CDS encoding SEC-C metal-binding domain-containing protein; the encoded protein is MGRNDPCPCNSGRSF
- a CDS encoding valine--tRNA ligase encodes the protein MLNTQYSPSEIETRLYQQWEQRGYFAPSLDLSKPSFAIQLPPPNVTGTLHMGHAFNQTIMDGLTRYHRMKGENVCWIPGSDHAGIATQIVVERQLAVENITRHDLGREAFIAKIWDWKKFSGGTITEQMRRVGCSVDWSREYFTMDDVRAEVVTEVFVRLFEQGLIYRGKRLVNWDPVLGTAVSDLEVENIEENGHMWHIRYPLADNPDNALIVATTRPETLLGDVAVAVHPDDERYAGFIGKQLVLPLSGRTIPVIADEYVDKDFGTGCVKITPAHDFNDYEVGKRHQTALINVLSLDARILQQAEVFDFQGQAQAGITLPAQYAGLDRFAARKQMVADLEAQGLLVKVEEHKLMTPKGDRTGSVIEPMLTSQWFVAMTRSADNNVANPEPESEFKGKTLTEKCIHAVESGQVRFIPENWVNTYNQWMNNIQDWCISRQLWWGHQIPAWYDQNGRVYVARNEAEAQAQAGEDAVLTRDEDVLDTWFSSALVPFSTLGWPEKTPELQAFLPSQVLVTGYEIIFFWVARMIMMTTHFTGKVPFHDVYIHGMVRDHEGKKMSKSEGNVIDPVDLIDGIDLENLLVKRTTGLRRPEKAPQVIKATQKLFPDGIPVFGADALRFTMASYASLGRSINFDFKRAEGYRNFCNKLWNASRFVLMNIENHDCGQDESLPLSYSFVDKWLLTRLQQTISAVSEALDTYRFDMAAQTLYEFIWNEYCDWYVELAKTQLQRGDEAQQRATRRTLLRVLEVVLRLLHPIMPFITEELWQTIAPLANAKHTDSIMLAAWPQADSSLNNADAVNQMHYLQELVNSVRNLRGEMGLAMSVKVPLLVESNTDLGEILPYLPLMARLSEAKQVTHLPESDDAPVAVCQGARLMLKVEVDKAAETARLQKEAEKLQKNIDKIEAKLAKPGYTDKAPAHLVEKDRTELAQLQDRMSKIALQLQKYN